The Flavobacteriales bacterium genome includes a region encoding these proteins:
- a CDS encoding DUF2071 domain-containing protein — protein MTFLKAEWRKLAIANYVVDANVLLDYIPAGTELDLWNGKCYVSLVGFMFQNTRLLGIKIPFHVHFEEVNLRFYVKRFDNGIWKRGVVFIKEIVPKRALTFVANTVYNENYEILPTPKDGSSANANSKSEPAAMRCKLGNFS, from the coding sequence ATGACCTTTTTAAAAGCAGAATGGAGAAAATTGGCCATTGCCAACTACGTGGTGGATGCCAACGTGCTATTGGATTATATTCCTGCCGGAACCGAATTGGATTTGTGGAATGGCAAGTGTTACGTCAGTTTGGTGGGTTTCATGTTTCAAAACACCAGACTTTTAGGCATCAAAATTCCGTTTCATGTGCATTTTGAAGAGGTTAATCTTCGGTTTTATGTAAAACGATTTGATAACGGAATTTGGAAACGAGGTGTGGTATTTATCAAAGAAATTGTTCCGAAAAGGGCATTGACTTTTGTGGCAAACACCGTTTACAACGAAAACTACGAAATCCTGCCCACCCCAAAAGATGGCAGCTCTGCCAATGCAAATTCCAAAAGCGAACCTGCAGCAATGAGGTGCAAATTGGGCAATTTTTCATAA
- a CDS encoding AAA family ATPase: MYFWSHYWFGKMYFQRNIETELLEWKGQNNRKPILLRGARQVGKSSVVRHFAQNFDHFIEVNFDENADLCKLFSGTQNPIEICEQLSLLTKTPIEEGNTLLFFDEIQSCLPAISSLRYFYEKLPNLHLIAAGSLLEFALAELPSFGVGRIS, translated from the coding sequence ATGTATTTTTGGAGTCATTATTGGTTTGGAAAAATGTATTTTCAAAGAAATATCGAAACAGAATTGCTTGAATGGAAGGGGCAAAATAATCGAAAACCCATTCTATTGCGTGGTGCACGACAAGTTGGAAAATCTTCTGTGGTACGCCACTTTGCACAGAATTTTGACCATTTTATTGAGGTTAATTTTGATGAAAACGCGGATTTGTGCAAACTATTTTCTGGCACACAAAACCCCATAGAAATATGTGAGCAATTGTCTTTACTCACAAAAACTCCGATTGAAGAAGGGAACACCCTCCTTTTTTTTGATGAAATTCAATCCTGTTTACCTGCCATTTCCTCTCTACGCTATTTTTATGAAAAATTGCCCAATTTGCACCTCATTGCTGCAGGTTCGCTTTTGGAATTTGCATTGGCAGAGCTGCCATCTTTTGGGGTGGGCAGGATTTCGTAG
- a CDS encoding TonB-dependent receptor, translating into MVRYALISFFLLFSFLGEAQTGVLKGRITDATSGKPLDYAGVQLVGSYFGANSDADGNYKIEKIKPGDYSIKVMYVGYVEQIITGVTIKANEETTLNVKMESQSHSFEVVTVTGRRSVVNLDDASSSVKVGQNDIKDMNVRDVQEVVGLQVGVSKTADGLQIRGARVYETQYVVDNITAQDPLAGTGFGVQVSSGSIGEMELTTGGSGAEHGDGSSGVINTTIREGGEKFELSGSFQTDNGGVYNGAGQWRTDLGDLSFSGTIPKTNKKLTYFVNSTFKWSDTYFGATASQLHSSLNPSNDSFWAPRQDNQYSNTIKISYDLRRGTKLTFTNQHSLAINQNTRTLQIVGFDAILQPGFQFERSLNLDNATTYTHSANLTAINLKHSINEKTILRFTVGRLFTNLRADANGRPFRTETVDQLYDEYSIVTDPVRVFNPNDSIKYVLPGPGLINNGGISGTWHDHFVEEYTIKGSVKYFPKKKTNQYTFGFEQKFNNYQWVDVYKPWVGAPIYVNDSVSTPSISIGSSNDIWNVKPNSGGLYAIDKITYNGIVAELGLRLNYWAAGKFADDAVKAANSPVIDQVREDYMRKTFGLFGLRYKMRMLPKINVSFPVTTNNSLYFNYSHSMRLPHPRFLYAGLDPEYQDRSFLSNIGNPDLNPEVNVSYEIGYKTQINKDFGMTFSAYNNNRFDYIVSRRVIVNDQTGRPVTKVMYINQDYAKIIGSEFSTTYRVKDFMRLFWNVSYQVARGKSNSARESSLQIEQTGEVPLSTEQYLAWDRPWNTTFGIAITYDTSLKRLPTWLKNTQVFLSSNYQSGYRYTPQRLDGYNALGRPQYTPITSQYLQKRAKPWFNTDLKINRTIRFSEKGKSGMTISFEVRNLFNNKNPQIINPITGNAYEPGDDVPNDWRDPRYESPVERGTPPNDPSRYLAPRQYLIGLRFRI; encoded by the coding sequence TTGGTAAGATACGCACTCATATCGTTTTTTCTGTTGTTCTCATTTTTGGGAGAAGCCCAAACAGGTGTTTTGAAAGGAAGAATAACCGATGCCACGTCAGGTAAGCCGCTCGATTATGCCGGGGTTCAATTGGTGGGTAGCTATTTTGGTGCAAACTCTGATGCCGATGGGAATTATAAAATTGAAAAAATAAAACCCGGAGACTATTCCATTAAGGTAATGTATGTTGGCTATGTTGAGCAAATCATAACCGGAGTAACAATAAAAGCCAATGAAGAAACCACTTTGAACGTTAAAATGGAATCACAATCGCACTCTTTTGAAGTGGTTACCGTGACTGGAAGAAGAAGTGTTGTGAATTTGGACGATGCAAGCTCCAGTGTAAAAGTGGGGCAAAATGACATAAAAGATATGAACGTGCGAGACGTTCAGGAAGTGGTGGGATTGCAGGTGGGTGTTTCTAAAACCGCCGATGGACTTCAAATAAGAGGAGCCAGAGTGTATGAAACGCAATATGTGGTAGATAACATTACGGCACAAGACCCTTTGGCCGGAACTGGTTTTGGAGTGCAGGTTTCCAGCGGTTCTATTGGTGAGATGGAGCTAACAACCGGAGGCTCGGGTGCAGAACATGGCGATGGAAGTTCGGGAGTAATAAATACCACTATCAGAGAAGGTGGTGAAAAATTTGAATTGTCTGGTAGCTTTCAAACCGACAACGGCGGCGTTTATAATGGTGCAGGCCAATGGAGAACCGACCTAGGAGACTTGAGTTTTTCGGGAACCATACCGAAGACCAATAAAAAATTGACCTATTTTGTCAATTCTACCTTCAAATGGAGTGATACCTATTTTGGGGCAACTGCCAGTCAATTGCACAGTTCATTAAATCCTTCAAATGATTCGTTTTGGGCACCTCGACAGGACAATCAATACAGCAATACCATAAAAATAAGCTACGATTTAAGACGAGGAACAAAACTGACATTCACCAATCAGCACAGTTTGGCCATCAATCAAAATACCCGAACACTGCAAATTGTGGGGTTTGATGCCATTCTTCAACCTGGGTTTCAATTTGAAAGAAGCCTTAATTTAGATAATGCCACCACCTATACGCACAGTGCAAATCTTACGGCCATCAATTTAAAACATTCCATAAACGAAAAAACCATTTTGAGGTTTACTGTGGGAAGATTGTTTACCAACCTGCGTGCCGATGCCAATGGCAGACCCTTTAGAACCGAAACAGTTGACCAATTGTATGACGAATATTCGATTGTTACAGACCCTGTGCGGGTTTTTAATCCAAACGACAGCATCAAATATGTGTTGCCTGGTCCTGGTTTGATAAACAATGGGGGCATCAGTGGCACTTGGCACGACCACTTTGTTGAGGAATACACCATCAAAGGAAGTGTTAAATATTTTCCGAAGAAAAAGACCAACCAATACACCTTTGGTTTTGAGCAAAAATTCAACAATTATCAGTGGGTAGATGTCTATAAACCCTGGGTAGGGGCACCTATTTATGTAAATGATTCAGTTTCTACCCCATCTATTTCCATTGGTAGTAGCAACGATATTTGGAATGTAAAACCAAACTCAGGAGGCTTATATGCCATAGATAAAATAACCTACAACGGCATTGTGGCCGAGCTGGGTTTGAGGCTAAACTATTGGGCAGCCGGAAAATTTGCAGATGATGCAGTAAAAGCGGCAAACTCGCCGGTTATTGACCAAGTGAGGGAAGATTACATGCGAAAAACTTTCGGACTATTTGGACTGAGATACAAAATGCGAATGTTGCCAAAAATAAATGTGAGTTTTCCCGTTACCACCAACAACTCACTTTATTTTAACTACTCACATTCTATGCGACTACCGCATCCACGCTTTTTGTATGCGGGCTTAGATCCTGAATATCAAGACCGTTCGTTTTTGTCGAATATTGGCAATCCAGACCTAAACCCGGAGGTTAATGTGAGTTATGAAATCGGCTACAAAACCCAAATCAACAAGGACTTTGGAATGACATTCTCGGCCTACAACAACAATCGTTTTGATTACATCGTGAGCCGACGGGTGATAGTGAACGACCAAACGGGAAGGCCCGTAACCAAAGTGATGTACATCAATCAGGATTATGCAAAAATTATTGGGTCAGAGTTTAGCACCACCTATCGCGTAAAAGATTTTATGCGATTGTTTTGGAACGTGAGTTATCAGGTAGCCCGCGGAAAATCAAATTCAGCCAGAGAATCGAGCCTTCAAATAGAACAAACGGGAGAAGTGCCACTCAGCACCGAACAATATTTGGCTTGGGATAGACCATGGAATACCACTTTTGGTATTGCCATAACTTACGATACTTCTTTAAAAAGGCTACCCACTTGGCTCAAGAACACTCAGGTATTTTTATCCAGCAATTACCAAAGTGGCTATAGATATACGCCTCAGCGGCTGGATGGCTACAATGCCCTGGGCCGACCACAATATACACCCATTACCAGCCAATATTTGCAGAAAAGAGCCAAGCCATGGTTTAATACCGATTTGAAAATTAATAGAACAATTCGGTTTAGTGAAAAAGGAAAATCGGGCATGACCATTAGTTTTGAAGTTCGAAATTTGTTTAACAACAAAAACCCACAAATCATAAACCCCATTACCGGAAACGCCTACGAACCCGGTGATGATGTGCCAAACGATTGGAGAGATCCTCGTTATGAGAGCCCTGTGGAACGGGGTACACCACCCAACGATCCAAGCCGATATCTGGCTCCGCGTCAGTATTTAATAGGATTGAGGTTTAGGATTTAG
- a CDS encoding type II toxin-antitoxin system HicA family toxin produces MKCSELYRLLIKDGWYPISQKGSHVKLKHDTKPNVLIFPNHGSQELGKGMENKIKKDAGIK; encoded by the coding sequence ATGAAATGTTCCGAGCTATACAGACTTTTGATAAAAGATGGATGGTATCCAATTTCTCAAAAAGGTTCGCATGTTAAATTGAAGCACGATACAAAACCAAACGTTTTAATATTTCCAAATCATGGAAGCCAAGAACTTGGAAAAGGAATGGAAAACAAAATTAAAAAGGATGCAGGTATAAAGTAA
- a CDS encoding VOC family protein, producing the protein MNTMNDKDPTSNQPAEDTTPRVTGIGGIFFFSDDPEKSKEWYAKNLGLATSEYGSSFEFRNAHRPEEINYLQWSPFKTGNAYFQPSKKEFMINYRVHNLEGLIEKLKANGVTIVDEMETYDYGKFIHIMDNEGNKIELWEPVDSVFTAMGGKTTK; encoded by the coding sequence ATGAACACAATGAACGATAAAGACCCAACCTCAAACCAACCCGCAGAAGACACCACCCCAAGAGTAACAGGAATTGGCGGTATTTTCTTTTTTTCCGATGACCCTGAAAAATCGAAAGAATGGTATGCCAAGAATCTTGGTCTTGCCACCAGCGAATACGGCTCGAGCTTTGAGTTTAGAAATGCCCACCGCCCAGAGGAAATAAACTATTTGCAATGGAGTCCATTCAAAACCGGAAACGCCTATTTTCAACCTTCCAAAAAGGAGTTTATGATAAACTACCGTGTACATAATTTGGAAGGCTTGATTGAAAAACTAAAAGCCAATGGGGTAACTATCGTTGACGAAATGGAAACCTACGACTACGGAAAGTTCATTCACATTATGGACAACGAAGGCAACAAAATTGAGCTTTGGGAACCCGTTGACAGCGTTTTTACTGCAATGGGCGGAAAGACAACGAAGTAG
- the gcvP gene encoding aminomethyl-transferring glycine dehydrogenase, protein MQLNVHQIEFFKTRHNSPTAQERAEMLAAIGVKNIEELIDKTIPANIRLNRELNISAAVSEQTFLSNLRKTAAKNKVYKSYIGMGYYNTFTPNVILRNIMENPGWYTQYTPYQAEIAQGRLEALLNFQTMVMDLTGMELANASLLDEGTAAAEAMTMFHNVCKRKEANKFFVDNNIFPQTIDVIKTRAVPVGIELVFGDFNTVNLDESFFGAIVQYPDSNGELREYKSFCEKAQAAGVLVAAAADLMALTLIAPPAEWGADAVVGNTQRFGVPLGFGGPHAAYFATKDEYKRQIPGRIIGVSKDAKGNRALRMALQTREQHIKRDKATSNICTAQVLLAVMAGMYGVYHGPQGLKNIAGKIHGLTQVLDKALAELGYSQTNKNYFDTLKVTKLDVAQIEKIISIAESKGINLRNGGDFIGISIDETTELADVQSIADSFAEAKKTSIDVNQFAQNLSLNVDKSFVRTSEYMTHEVFHKYHTEHEMLRYIKLLENKDLSLTHSMISLGSCTMKLNATAEMIPVTWPEFNAIHPFVPRNQVDGYYEVIDDLSNDLAEITGFAAMSMQPNAGSQGEYAGLMVIREYFNDRGEVHRNVALIPSSAHGTNPASAVMAGMQVVVVKCLENGYIDLEDLKLKAEQYKDNLACIMVTYPSTNGVYEETIKDITGIVHQYGGQVYMDGANMNAQVGLTNPGMIGADVCHLNLHKTFCIPHGGGGPGMGPIGVAKHLVPYLPGHAVVKIGGDKSMSAVSAAPFGSSSILLISYAYIKMMGAKGLKEATETAILNANYLKARLGEAYPMLYTGKNGTVAHEMIVDTRVVKATSGVQVEDIAKRLMDYGFHAPTVSFPIAGTLMVEPTESESKEELDRFVDALLSIREEIRAIENGTYSQEDNMLVNAPHTAAVVTSSEWPHKYSREMAAYPRPWVKDRKFWPMVSRVDNTYGDRNLVCACLPLSEYEEQAM, encoded by the coding sequence ATGCAATTAAACGTTCATCAAATTGAGTTTTTCAAAACCAGACACAACAGTCCTACCGCACAAGAAAGAGCTGAAATGCTTGCCGCCATTGGGGTTAAAAACATCGAAGAATTAATCGATAAAACCATTCCGGCCAACATTCGACTCAATCGAGAATTGAATATTTCAGCCGCCGTAAGCGAGCAAACATTTTTGAGCAATCTCCGAAAAACAGCCGCCAAAAACAAGGTATATAAAAGCTACATTGGAATGGGGTATTACAACACGTTCACACCCAATGTAATACTTAGAAACATCATGGAGAATCCGGGGTGGTACACCCAATACACACCCTACCAGGCAGAAATTGCTCAGGGCAGATTGGAAGCTTTGCTCAATTTTCAAACTATGGTAATGGACTTGACGGGTATGGAACTTGCCAATGCTTCATTACTTGATGAGGGTACTGCAGCTGCCGAGGCCATGACCATGTTTCACAACGTGTGTAAACGAAAAGAAGCCAATAAATTTTTTGTTGATAACAACATTTTCCCTCAAACCATAGACGTAATAAAAACCCGTGCTGTTCCGGTTGGCATCGAATTGGTGTTCGGCGATTTTAATACGGTTAATTTGGATGAGTCGTTCTTTGGGGCTATCGTTCAGTATCCTGATTCAAATGGTGAATTAAGAGAGTATAAATCGTTTTGCGAAAAAGCACAAGCCGCCGGAGTTTTGGTAGCAGCTGCCGCTGATTTAATGGCACTTACCCTCATTGCACCACCTGCTGAGTGGGGTGCTGATGCTGTGGTGGGCAATACCCAACGCTTTGGTGTACCACTAGGATTTGGTGGACCACATGCTGCTTATTTTGCCACTAAAGATGAATACAAACGTCAAATTCCGGGAAGAATTATTGGTGTAAGTAAAGATGCAAAAGGCAATAGAGCATTGCGTATGGCATTGCAAACTCGCGAGCAGCATATTAAACGAGACAAAGCCACATCAAACATTTGTACGGCACAAGTGCTTTTGGCTGTAATGGCCGGAATGTATGGTGTTTACCACGGGCCGCAAGGATTAAAAAATATTGCCGGAAAAATTCATGGGTTAACTCAGGTGCTTGACAAAGCACTTGCCGAATTGGGTTATTCGCAAACCAACAAAAACTACTTTGATACCCTCAAAGTGACAAAATTGGACGTGGCTCAAATCGAAAAAATTATTTCTATTGCCGAAAGCAAAGGAATAAACCTAAGAAACGGGGGAGACTTTATTGGAATATCCATTGATGAAACCACCGAATTGGCCGATGTTCAATCAATTGCCGATAGCTTTGCAGAAGCCAAAAAAACATCAATTGATGTGAACCAGTTTGCTCAAAACCTAAGCCTTAATGTCGATAAAAGTTTTGTGCGAACAAGCGAATACATGACCCACGAGGTGTTTCATAAATACCACACGGAGCATGAGATGTTGCGATACATCAAATTGCTTGAAAATAAAGATCTTTCATTAACCCACAGCATGATTTCGTTGGGTAGTTGCACCATGAAATTAAATGCAACTGCTGAAATGATTCCGGTTACATGGCCTGAATTTAACGCTATTCATCCATTTGTACCCCGCAATCAGGTGGATGGATATTATGAGGTTATTGACGATTTGTCGAATGATTTAGCGGAAATTACCGGATTTGCAGCCATGAGCATGCAACCCAACGCAGGTTCTCAAGGAGAGTATGCCGGATTAATGGTTATTCGTGAGTATTTTAACGATAGAGGAGAAGTACATAGAAATGTAGCCCTGATTCCATCATCGGCACACGGCACCAACCCTGCAAGTGCGGTTATGGCCGGAATGCAGGTAGTGGTAGTGAAATGTCTTGAAAACGGTTACATCGACTTAGAAGACTTAAAACTAAAAGCAGAACAATACAAAGACAACTTGGCCTGCATTATGGTTACCTACCCCAGCACCAACGGTGTTTATGAGGAAACTATTAAAGACATTACAGGCATTGTGCATCAATATGGCGGACAGGTGTATATGGACGGAGCTAACATGAATGCCCAAGTTGGGTTGACCAATCCCGGCATGATTGGGGCAGATGTTTGTCACTTAAACTTGCATAAAACCTTTTGTATTCCTCACGGTGGTGGCGGCCCCGGCATGGGTCCCATTGGCGTAGCCAAGCATTTGGTGCCTTATTTACCGGGACATGCGGTTGTAAAAATTGGTGGAGATAAATCGATGTCGGCTGTTTCTGCCGCACCATTTGGCAGCTCAAGCATTTTGCTTATATCTTATGCCTATATTAAAATGATGGGAGCTAAAGGCTTGAAAGAGGCCACTGAAACGGCCATTTTGAATGCTAATTATTTAAAAGCAAGATTAGGAGAGGCCTATCCGATGCTTTATACAGGCAAAAACGGAACGGTAGCCCACGAAATGATTGTGGATACGCGAGTGGTTAAAGCCACATCAGGTGTGCAGGTAGAGGATATCGCAAAACGCCTGATGGATTATGGTTTCCATGCTCCAACGGTTTCTTTCCCTATAGCTGGAACCTTGATGGTTGAGCCAACCGAGAGTGAAAGCAAAGAGGAATTAGACCGATTTGTAGATGCTTTATTGTCTATCAGAGAAGAGATTAGAGCCATCGAAAACGGCACATACAGTCAGGAAGACAATATGTTGGTAAACGCACCGCACACAGCAGCGGTTGTTACTTCCAGCGAGTGGCCTCACAAATACAGCCGAGAAATGGCAGCCTATCCGCGTCCGTGGGTAAAAGACCGCAAGTTTTGGCCAATGGTTAGCCGCGTGGACAACACATACGGCGACAGAAACTTGGTGTGTGCATGTTTGCCATTGAGCGAATACGAAGAACAGGCAATGTAA
- a CDS encoding type II toxin-antitoxin system HicB family antitoxin has product MKDKKICLIVEKTDTGFSAFCRDYPIFTTGKTVAELFENALEACNFYFDEKAVELTHENLKFEIDFKQFFQYYKVLNSKFLAEKIGMNPTLLSQYVQGHKKPSSTQTEKILSGIHKIGQELSEINLIYS; this is encoded by the coding sequence ATGAAAGACAAAAAAATATGCTTGATAGTTGAAAAAACGGACACCGGATTTTCGGCCTTTTGCCGAGATTACCCAATATTTACTACGGGTAAAACGGTTGCAGAACTATTTGAAAATGCACTTGAAGCATGCAATTTTTATTTTGATGAAAAAGCAGTTGAATTGACTCATGAAAATCTAAAATTTGAAATTGATTTCAAACAGTTTTTTCAATATTACAAAGTGTTGAATTCAAAATTTTTGGCCGAAAAGATTGGAATGAACCCCACTTTATTGTCTCAATACGTTCAAGGGCACAAAAAACCATCCAGCACCCAAACCGAAAAAATTCTATCCGGAATTCATAAAATTGGACAAGAATTATCGGAAATCAATTTGATATATAGTTAA
- a CDS encoding T9SS type A sorting domain-containing protein codes for MKKLSFKISMLMLLMVGGLHAMAQYPKITIKQLQEVPQAKLLACNDSSSYYGDTVTVVGVVTADANLIDVPSSSVQGGFRPFVHILDTANSGMGGDFHGLQVMGVYTDAGGASLPVTDVYNLYAGMIVEITGKVNRYLGETQLEILNNSSMNVIGTQAKPQPVVVDLGDLNDNTRTNKLPTGEQYEDSYIELQNLTVVNVQNFNGNRVSFDVADANGNLINVSDRFFVQKTASYTTTRSSAPVKQGSFVAPVVGTKYDYIRGIIMHSENGCTGNSGRGYELNPTDISDYKKGKTPPSITNVVRTPLVPKDAESAGITAKIIDFDGTVATADLYYSSNISDTYDKFTKVTMTIKSGTTDTYEATIPGMSENTVVRYYIYATDNIAQGSYMPYSASAATNPDFMFYTVRNGGLTISDVQKVLNVANDASPFNGQVVTVTGVVTASAKQYDLENIYIQDPNATEYAGIKCQGNSDLIKLFRGQEVTVTGTVAESFGFTVLNVTKVVKTGNVLEVPITTIDPSDSAFYFSKAAEKYEGMLVGLVNPAGGKVYVSNPRLSNFGEYLISTDENNSYGKSRRVQAGIQNTNNHSSLWVSIVSDTTLKDVDGVMNVAPIKAEKGMSFDTVVGVLYYGFSNYSVLPRNDDDFKGASVTLPETDYPPIVSVKNVEAQTGFVSFYPNPANEFVTIVIKQNGITKVEFVITDITGKAVKSGNLVDAEKCDISNLNAGVYMISTSSNGQVLGNFRLIKN; via the coding sequence ATGAAAAAATTAAGTTTCAAAATTAGTATGTTAATGTTGCTAATGGTAGGCGGATTGCACGCCATGGCTCAGTATCCAAAAATTACCATCAAGCAATTGCAGGAGGTTCCACAGGCAAAATTATTAGCCTGCAACGATTCATCCTCTTACTATGGAGATACCGTAACGGTTGTTGGCGTTGTAACTGCCGATGCCAACCTGATTGATGTTCCGTCGAGTTCTGTACAAGGTGGTTTTCGTCCGTTTGTGCATATACTTGATACAGCCAATAGCGGCATGGGAGGAGATTTTCATGGCCTTCAAGTAATGGGTGTTTATACTGATGCAGGAGGGGCTTCATTACCGGTAACCGATGTTTACAACCTTTATGCCGGCATGATAGTTGAAATTACAGGAAAGGTAAACCGCTATCTGGGCGAAACCCAGTTAGAAATTCTTAACAATTCATCCATGAATGTAATAGGCACACAAGCCAAGCCACAACCCGTTGTGGTTGATTTGGGCGATTTGAACGATAACACTCGAACCAATAAACTCCCCACAGGCGAGCAGTATGAAGATTCGTATATCGAATTGCAAAATCTGACGGTGGTGAATGTTCAGAATTTTAATGGAAACCGTGTTAGCTTTGATGTGGCAGATGCAAATGGAAATCTAATTAATGTTTCAGACCGATTTTTTGTTCAAAAAACAGCATCTTACACCACTACTCGAAGCAGTGCTCCTGTAAAACAAGGCTCGTTTGTGGCTCCGGTAGTTGGCACAAAATACGATTATATTAGAGGTATAATTATGCACAGCGAAAACGGTTGCACGGGAAACAGTGGAAGAGGATATGAACTAAACCCAACCGACATAAGCGATTATAAAAAGGGAAAAACACCTCCAAGCATAACCAATGTAGTTCGCACACCATTGGTGCCAAAAGATGCCGAAAGTGCGGGAATTACTGCAAAAATCATTGATTTTGATGGTACGGTGGCTACTGCTGATTTGTATTATAGCAGCAATATTAGCGACACCTACGATAAGTTTACGAAAGTTACCATGACCATAAAGTCAGGAACAACGGATACCTATGAAGCCACTATTCCGGGAATGAGCGAAAATACGGTGGTAAGATACTACATCTATGCAACCGACAATATTGCCCAAGGCAGCTATATGCCATATTCTGCAAGTGCAGCCACCAATCCCGACTTTATGTTTTATACTGTTCGAAACGGTGGTTTAACTATTTCGGATGTGCAAAAAGTGCTAAACGTGGCCAACGATGCTTCTCCGTTTAATGGTCAGGTGGTTACTGTTACCGGGGTGGTTACGGCCAGTGCAAAGCAATATGATTTAGAAAATATTTACATTCAAGACCCAAATGCAACCGAATATGCCGGTATAAAATGTCAGGGAAACAGTGATTTGATAAAGTTGTTTAGAGGACAAGAAGTTACCGTTACTGGCACCGTGGCCGAGAGCTTTGGTTTTACAGTATTGAATGTGACCAAAGTGGTAAAAACGGGAAATGTATTGGAAGTACCCATTACCACCATCGACCCAAGCGACAGTGCTTTTTACTTTAGCAAAGCCGCCGAAAAATATGAAGGCATGTTGGTTGGATTGGTAAATCCTGCCGGAGGAAAAGTGTATGTATCCAACCCAAGATTGAGCAATTTTGGTGAGTACTTGATTTCTACAGATGAAAACAATTCTTATGGAAAATCAAGAAGAGTACAGGCCGGAATTCAAAACACAAACAACCATAGCAGTTTATGGGTTTCCATCGTTTCGGATACAACATTAAAAGACGTTGATGGCGTGATGAATGTGGCTCCAATTAAAGCAGAAAAAGGAATGTCTTTCGATACTGTTGTTGGAGTTTTATACTATGGTTTTAGCAACTACAGTGTGCTTCCAAGAAACGATGACGATTTTAAAGGAGCGAGCGTTACCTTACCAGAAACAGACTATCCACCGATTGTTTCTGTTAAAAATGTCGAGGCTCAAACTGGGTTTGTTTCATTTTATCCAAATCCTGCCAACGAGTTTGTAACCATTGTTATTAAACAAAACGGAATTACCAAAGTTGAATTCGTAATTACGGACATTACCGGAAAGGCCGTGAAATCGGGCAATTTGGTGGATGCCGAAAAATGCGACATCAGCAATTTAAACGCTGGAGTTTATATGATTTCAACCAGCTCAAATGGGCAGGTTTTAGGTAATTTCCGATTAATCAAAAACTAA